The Silvibacterium dinghuense DNA window CTGTATCAATACGCCAGTACATCGTCAGGGAACTATTGCGCTTTCACCTGCGTACACTCCTCACGGTGCGCCACGCGCCCCACCTCATGGCTCCATGGAGGCCGTATGACGCTGTTTGGAAACCAGCTGCAGCAGGTGCTGCGGCGACTTGGACGCGCCCCGCTCTTCACCGCCATCACGCTGCTCACCCTCGCCATCGGAGTCGGCGCGAATACGGTCATCTTCAGCGTGGTGAACGGCATCCTGCTCAAGCCCCTGCCCTACCCTCATCCCGAGCAGCTCATCGGAGTCTGGTATCGCGCCGACGGCGTCAACATCCCCCAGCTCAACATGTCGGCGGCAAACTACTTCATCGACCGCGAGCAGAACACCACCCTGCAGGACATCGGCATTTATGACGGGGATGCCTTCGATATCACCGGCGGCAATGCTCCGGAGCGCGTAAGCGGCGCCGATGTCACCGACGGCACGCTGCCCATCCTCGGCGCGCAGCCCGTGCTTGGCCGGCTCTTCAGCCGGCAGGATGATTTACCCAACGCCCCGCACACGATCCTTATCTCGTATGGATACTGGCAGCGGAAGTTCGGCGGCGCACGGAGTGTCCTCGGCCGCACGCTGGTTGCCGACGGACAGATGCGCCAGATCATCGGCGTGCTGCCCAAGGGTTTCCATGTCGCCGACCTCGACGACGCCGATATCTACGCGCCCATGCAGATCGATCGGGCTAAGGTGCATCTCGGCGGCTTCAACGACCGCGCCGTTGCCCGCCTCAAACCCGGCATAACGCTCCAGCAGGCCTACGCCGACCTGGCGCACCTGCAAGCCGTCACGCTGCGCTCTTTCCCCACTCCGGAGGGATTCAGCCTCGAGCTCTTCCAGAAAGCAAATATTCATCCCCTGCTCCGTCCGTTCAAGCAGGACGTGATCGGCGACATCGGCAACATGCTCTGGGTGCTGATGGGCTCAATCGCCATGGTGCTGCTTGTCGCCTGCGCGAATGTAGCCAACCTGCTGCTGGTACGCGTGGAAGGGCGCCGCCAGGAGCTGGCCGTGCGTTCCGCGCTCGGCGCAGGCTGGATGCAGATCGCCCGTGAGCTGCTCGTCGAGAGCTTTGCCCTCGGCATCGCGGGAAGCCTGCTCGGCCTTGCCCTTGCATGGGGAGGACTTCACGTCCTGCTTGCCATCGCACCGGAGGGGCTGCCCCGCGTGCATGAAATCGGCATCGACCTGCCCGTGCTGCTCTTTACTGTAGGACTTGCGCTCTTCACCAGCCTGCTCATTGGCGCGATTCCGGTTTTCAAATACGCGGGCACGGGGATCAATGCCACACTGCGCGAAGGCGGCCGCTCCCTGAGCCAGAGCCGCGAGCGGCATCGCGCGCGCAAAACGCTGGTGGTGGTGCAGGTGGCGCTCGCATTGGTACTGCTCATCTGTTCCGGCCTCATGATCCGCACCTTCCGCGCGCTCTCGCATGTCTCGCCTGGCTTCACGCATCCGGAAACGCTGCAGACCTTCCGCTTTTATATTCCCGAAAACCGTGTACCCGACGCGCAGGGAGACCGCGTGATCCGCATGGAGCAGGAGATTCGCGATAAGCTCGCAGACCTGCCCGGCGTTTCTTCGGCAGCGATCGCCAGCTCCGTGCCTATGGATGGCCGCTACTCCATGGACCCGGTCTTTGCGCAGGATCACACCTATGGACAGGGCGAGCTGCCCCCCATCCGTAAGTTCATGCATGTCTCGCCCGGAGCCTTCGACACACTCGGCACCCGTATTCTTGCCGGACGCGACTTCACCTGGAGCGACAACTACGACCGGCATCCGGTGGCTGTCATCTCCGAAAATTTCGCCCGCGAATATTGGAAGAGCCCGGTCAATGCGCTCGGCAAGCATATCCGCGCAAGCAGCACAGATGACTGGCGCGAGATCGTCGGAGTCGTCGAAGACGTGCATGCCTCTGGCGTCGACAAACCTGCTGAATCCACCGTCTACTGGCCGCTGCTGAGCGATCATCTGGAAGGCCAGCCCACCGAGGTAGAGCGCTACGTCACATACATCGTGCGCAGCCCCCGCGCCGGCTCGCAGACCTTCATTCATGAGCTCCAGCAGCAGGCGTGGTCGGTTGAGAATGAAGTTCCAATCTCCGGCGAACGCACGGAAGC harbors:
- a CDS encoding ABC transporter permease, giving the protein MTLFGNQLQQVLRRLGRAPLFTAITLLTLAIGVGANTVIFSVVNGILLKPLPYPHPEQLIGVWYRADGVNIPQLNMSAANYFIDREQNTTLQDIGIYDGDAFDITGGNAPERVSGADVTDGTLPILGAQPVLGRLFSRQDDLPNAPHTILISYGYWQRKFGGARSVLGRTLVADGQMRQIIGVLPKGFHVADLDDADIYAPMQIDRAKVHLGGFNDRAVARLKPGITLQQAYADLAHLQAVTLRSFPTPEGFSLELFQKANIHPLLRPFKQDVIGDIGNMLWVLMGSIAMVLLVACANVANLLLVRVEGRRQELAVRSALGAGWMQIARELLVESFALGIAGSLLGLALAWGGLHVLLAIAPEGLPRVHEIGIDLPVLLFTVGLALFTSLLIGAIPVFKYAGTGINATLREGGRSLSQSRERHRARKTLVVVQVALALVLLICSGLMIRTFRALSHVSPGFTHPETLQTFRFYIPENRVPDAQGDRVIRMEQEIRDKLADLPGVSSAAIASSVPMDGRYSMDPVFAQDHTYGQGELPPIRKFMHVSPGAFDTLGTRILAGRDFTWSDNYDRHPVAVISENFAREYWKSPVNALGKHIRASSTDDWREIVGVVEDVHASGVDKPAESTVYWPLLSDHLEGQPTEVERYVTYIVRSPRAGSQTFIHELQQQAWSVENEVPISGERTEAEYLRQSMARTSFTLVMLSVAGSMALLLGVIGIYGVIAYSVSQRTREIGIRMALGAQRESLTGLFVRQGMMLTGIGVACGLVAAFLSMRLMSSLLFGVSPMDPLTYAAISIAVLLAAWLACYLPSRRAASINPVQALRSE